GCATCCTAACTCGTTTTCCATTTTCATGGCGATCTTCCCAAAACAAAAAGCAGAAAGCAAAAAGCGTGATTCCAGCTCACCTGGTCGCCGAAGCCATATCCACGCTGCGCGGGCTCGGCCTGAGATGGTCGGGCCCCATCACGCCGAGCGAAATGCAATACGTCGACCAGTACATCCTCACCAAATATCCCCAGTACTCAAACGGCCTCGTCGAGCCTCACGTCCCCGACATGGACAGCCTCTCCGTCGCCGACGACTCCGACGACAAGCGCAATTCGCTCAGAAGGGATTCCCTCTCCGCCTCCTCTGCTTCGCCCTACTTCAGCCGCAGCTTCTCCGATCTCGACCGGACTCAGCTCGAACCGTCCAGACTCCTCGACATCCTCGCGACGAAATCGTCGCCGCAGGCGAATTTCATCTCCATCCCCGAGATCCAAGCTCGGAACAGGGCGCTCAAGCACTGCGGGCTGACGGAGGACGAATACCTCGTCGTCTTCGCGCCGAGCTACAGGGACGCGATGGTGATGATCGGGGAGAGCTACCCCTTCGCCCGCGGGAGCTACTACCTGACGATCGTCGGCGAGGAGGACGACCGGATCCGGGGCTTCGCGGCGGCGAAGGAGGCGAAGGCGGTGCCGGCGCCGGCGACGTGGCTGGACCTCCGGATCAGGGGGTCGCAGCTGAGCCAGTACTTCCGGAAGAAGTGCAAGCACGTGCCGAAGGGGCTGTTCGCGtacccggcggcggcggacgggaCGACGTCCTCGATGCACTGGATATCGGAGGCCCACCGGAACTCGTGGCACGTGCTGCTGGACGCGTCGGCGATGGCGTTCGGCGACGGCCACCACCTGGCGCTCGCGCTCCACCGGCCGGACTTCGTGGTGTGCACGCTCGACGGCGTGCACGTGCAGCCGTCGAGGATCACGTGCCTGCTAGTGAGGAAGAGGTCGTTCGAGACCTCGCCGTGAATTTGACGGCTGGTGAAAGAAGGGATCGGGGGGGAGTTGAAACTTGAAAGTAAATAAGGGGTCAACATAtcgtcttttattttcttttttcttttatttttttggccaggAGCAAATTATATAAATACCCCGAAgaacttcatttttatattttgtattcGAAGCATTAATGAAGTCAAAATCCGTAGGTTCTTAAATTCGCCTCTTCTCTCAGTCATTTGTTCAGACTGCTGACAATTTGCTGGACGATACTCAACGCAGTCATCACGaaatatacaaaatcaataTTGTAATTAATGACGCGTTTCTTTATATGCTGATTTCCGATTTCCAATAAAAAACGAATAGATTAATATGATATATACGAATACATACTTTGCAAGCAATgtatctatcaaatttaaaatgggTCAAATGTAATTATATTTCATAAGGATATTGAATAATTTTAGATAAAtgatttgtgaagaaatttaTCTTGCAACTCGTGATATCTGTGACCGTAATTTATGAACCTAGCTATCATAGGATACATATCGTAAAGATTCatgaataattttatatttatttattttccttggtTGATATTTGAGAGAAGTCATAAATGTAGataggatatcaatttttcttttatttaaaatgaaaggaGTTGAAAAGGACACCGTAGCCTATTGAGTAAATAACggttacaaataaaaaaaataataaatttagataGGAAACAGCTAAAATAACCCAAATTTGACATGCAAATATTTGACTTGACATCACAAAGTTCCATCCCAAAAAAATCATACTTAGACTGGGTTTCAACTATAACAACCAAACATTCTGTTTTCGTCTGAATAACAACTATACTTGAACTGCTGAATAATCACAttagccttttcttttccctcgtTCAAAAACAAATCTTCATATATTGCCTTCGCAGAATACGTGGAAAAGAAAAGTgcgataaaaacaaaaaaaggtaaaaaagaaaaggttgggaGCCTGTCAGACAGCTGCGTGACCATCTCAGGCAAGTATCGCATTGCCTGGGAACGATCCTCTACAGCACCAGCAGGTCCAGAGAACCCACTAGAGCCGTTAATCACGCTCTGATCACGCAGCCACGATTCATCCACCAGACTTTGGTTCCTGTCTCCTTAGGTCTCAAGGACACAGAGGTACGATCCTATAGAACAGATCCTGTTCAAGTAAGGTCGTGCCCAGTAATTCTCTCCTCCCCGCTTAAAAACTGCTCAATTTGTCAGTTGCGGTCCGATGTgggacttttttttcttccgccAGATCCGTGCAAGACTAAATAGTCGAACCCAGCCCATAGGCCTAGTTCGGCCTTCACTCGTACCTTTCCTTGGCGCGGGCCTTGTACGAGCTTTTTCCTCCTACCCGAAACTTTGGGGCGGTAATCAATTGGCGAACGAGTCGGTATTCCCAAAGCAAAGCTTTTTATTGCAGTTCGCGACACCTGAATTGGGTCACCACGGGTGGGTGGGTGGTCCGGCTACCCAAGCTTACTCTTCGACAAGAGAAATTCTTTGATaagccttttcattttaatcaaattagCCATCGCCAGCGTCCGTCACAAGCGGAGAAAATTCAATTCTTCGGAATACGGATTACGGGATTCGCAAGAAAATCAGGACATTAGAGCTGCAACGTGTTCGCCGTTGGGTTACTAAACACGTCTCAAGGGGATTAGGCAACGAAAGTCCTTTTCGATTTCGGAGGGCGGTTTTCCGATGCGTGTGTGTACGTGTCAGAGCCGGAGCGAGCAAAGTGCGACATCGAGGAGACGTACGGTGAGACTCCCAGGGCAGCAGAAAACAGCAGGTCAGTCAACCCCTCACTCATTTAAGAGCCCCACCGGTCTCTTCCATCACCCTCCTCCCGCCAGTCTGCAAATGCACGGTCGACC
The nucleotide sequence above comes from Eucalyptus grandis isolate ANBG69807.140 chromosome 2, ASM1654582v1, whole genome shotgun sequence. Encoded proteins:
- the LOC104433678 gene encoding uncharacterized protein LOC104433678 — its product is MGRNREENVVLNGDLKVNVDGELEASPTRPSSQSSNSRPTSMIIKKAKSVIPAHLVAEAISTLRGLGLRWSGPITPSEMQYVDQYILTKYPQYSNGLVEPHVPDMDSLSVADDSDDKRNSLRRDSLSASSASPYFSRSFSDLDRTQLEPSRLLDILATKSSPQANFISIPEIQARNRALKHCGLTEDEYLVVFAPSYRDAMVMIGESYPFARGSYYLTIVGEEDDRIRGFAAAKEAKAVPAPATWLDLRIRGSQLSQYFRKKCKHVPKGLFAYPAAADGTTSSMHWISEAHRNSWHVLLDASAMAFGDGHHLALALHRPDFVVCTLDGVHVQPSRITCLLVRKRSFETSP